A stretch of DNA from Oncorhynchus keta strain PuntledgeMale-10-30-2019 chromosome 17, Oket_V2, whole genome shotgun sequence:
GGTATTGTTTTCAGCCTGCCTTTCTCATAGGGACTTAGTCAATAGTAGAAGCCAATCTTATGACATTTAAGAATGACAAATGCTTATTTATACCCCACGTGGACAGACTAGACAGGGCCAGGGGTCTGTTACAGACACCTGAGTTAGTGCGTCAGGGTGTCGATCTGCCTGTTGAAGTGTGGATCTGAATTACACCTGAATGCTCTACCTGTGTCTCAGGCTCACTGTTATTAGATTGCTTGTTCAAATTTTAAAAGGTACCTGTATCCTTGACCAGGCGTGTGTGTTTGCCAGAGTGTGTGCATTTGATCCAAAGTGCAGTTGTGTAGAGTGTAGTGTAGAGTTACGGTTAGACACAAACATGTGTGTGGCAGGGGAGTTGGAGGTGGGCAGCATTCACCACCACACACCAACAGGCCTCGCTAGTACCTGAGTGCATGTGACTAGGTCACCATGACAACCAAAATCCCTTAAGCATACTCGGAGTAGCGTCACCGCTGGCTCTGGAAGTGGAGGAAGAGCGGGAGGCAACTTTCAAAGCTTacggggaagagaaagagatccAGAGAAGGACCATCCTTAGGGGAGGGGGAAACAGCAGTGGGTCTGCTCCAACTCTGTTCTGATCGTTTTGGATCCTACTGGTCTGTTTTAGTGCTATGCCCTGAACACAGACATCTGCCGGTGTCTCTGGTCGTCATCACTCACGATGTAGCAGCATCGTACACTTATAAACGCTCCACAATTCTGCACCATTAATAATGAAACAGAAGGAAACCACCACAGCCGGCTAGATGGGCTACATCGATCTCTGTGGTCACCGGATACTTAGCAGTACATCACTCATTTGCCCACTCTAAAACATATTGACACAAACAGAGCCtccacacacaagcacacacacaacatacacacacacacacacacacacacgcacacccgcacacgcacatgcacacgtaTTTACCCAGGATTCAGCAGGAGCTTTCTCCCTTTGCCATTATCAGTATTGATCCAATGGAGGAGGACATTTCGTAAAACAAATCCATGGGGGAGCGGTTGAGGCACCCGGACCCCATTCATTTGTCATGCTCGTCCCCATTGAAGCTTGCTGATGAGTCTCTCTGGGTTGGTTATGCTTCAGTTGAGTGTGAATTTTTCAGGCAAGAAGACCCCTTGGGTAACTTATGAAAGATGCCAAAACATTGCTTGGAGATATACGTCACAATTATTATCCAAGTCATTTTAATTCCAAAACAAACACATGGTTGGCTAGCTAGATGAAACAGACACCACCCCTCTCAGCGGGGATATATTCCTAGATTCCTTCCAGCAAACAGATAACAGTTGTTAGTCATGTAAACACAGTAGCTACTCAGGCAGTCAGACAGCAAGGCTCTCTCAATATCAGTACTAGATGGAGGTCAGGACACTGCTgtgcactctgtgtgtgtgtgtgtgtgtgtgtgtgtgtgtgtgtgtgtgtgtgtgtgtgtgtgtgtgtgtgtgtgtgtgtgtgtgtgtgtgtgtgtgtgtgtgtgtgtgtgtgtgtgtgtgtgtgtgtgtgtgtgtgtgtgtgtgtgtgtgtgtgtgtgtgtctgtgtgtgaatgtgcgcGGGTGTGTGTGggcgtttgtgtgtgcgtgtagtCTTGTGTGGCTACAGACTGCAGAAGCATTAGAAGCTGTCGAGATTTCTATCTCTTCCTGTGCTCAAACCCTGACTACAGCATTATTTCACTTTTTATGTTCTGCCCGAGCACAAGTAGTGTGTTCAGGCAGAGATCGTCACATTCAGGCCTGGTCATCCTGTAGGTTCAGCATCCTGCTGTCTAGCACCACCAGGGGTGGGCTACAGTGATGCACTGGCCTGTCTTCAGCAGGAGTGGACCCAGCAGAGCAAACACTGCAACAAAATAGCAGATTGTTTCTGACAGCAAACACCCTCTCTGTAAGTGTTCCTCTGTGTTTGGTTGTGTCACTGTGCTTCTGTGTCTCTGAGAGAACTGCTGTTTGTGTATGAATGTTTTATATGTGGGTATGTGCAATTATATGTCTATGAAACTGAAAGTAGATAGGATACTATTCATACCATTTTTGCAATGTGGCACTATGGTAGCGTGTCTGTGTGTCCTTTTTATGTgtgggttagagacagagagagacagaaatgatGTGTCGGCTCTTACACAACCCAGTGATATTTTCTCTATCCTCACTGTGGAGAAGTATGGTTAGTTGAGTCTGGATAAGACATATGGTGACTGTTTGATAAAACAACTGGTGTTTTTCTCTCCATTTCCCCATTTGATCCAGCCATCCGTCACCAGGGTTGGGGAATAACGTATTACATGCAATCagttacatgtaatctgattacaacaAAACTGTAACTAATCggttacgttaccagcaaaaaaTGTTgttaatcagattacagatacttttgaaaaactagatggtTACTTCTTGGATTACTGTGAAATTCAGGAAAGGATGTTTGAGAGAAAAACAACACATTATGACACCTCTATGTGCATTTGATggatcctttttgtcttcttctaatgcctcttaaggggaaagtaattgtggtggaatattctaatcaaATGAGAGActgtcatttcttcaaacaatcatctttattcaaTATCGATTAATTATTGCTAAAATGAGGCTGGTCGATCCCCCACCCTTGAATGTTGGACCGAATAACCTAACCTTTACACAAATGCAGAGTACTATATATAGCTGACACTAAAAAATGCTTAGTCATGGTTGGTTCCACCCATCCCATGCAGATTGGAGCATCATAAGCCACTCTGGGTTCCTCTGATCGTTTTCTGCACGGGGTTGTTGTCTTAAACCCACCCTGGCTTAGTTTCCCAGATGCAAGGATGATTTTGAGACCATGAGGGATTGTTCTACTCCCAAACTATCCCAAGTAAAACACATTTTTGTCTATGTAATGCCGTCTTTAACTCATTTGTCAGCTCAAGCCATCTCTAATGACCATACGCCCAGATTAGCTGCAGGGAACTAGAGTGGAGACCATACAAACACAGACACTAGTAGGACAGAAATGTCTTACTATAAGTTAAATATTTATTGTTAAACCATTCATATCAAATAAATCAGGTAAATATGTCATTTGTCTCTCACTTTATCCAAAGTAACCAGATTACGTTACAGATCCAAAGTGACATTACAGGTAACagttttggacaggtaactagtaactgtaacggataACATTTCAAATGTAATCTACTCAACCCTGTCTGTCACCCCTATGATGCAGAAGTGCAAAGGGAGATAGATGATGATGAGGGCAGGAACCGGCTCTGCacctgctctttctctccttcccatctctcctcacttCTTCTCTCCTCCGCTCTTCTCTTCactatatctctccatctctatctctcctctgctttctctccttcccatctctcctcacttCTTCTCTCCTCCGCTCTTCTCTTCactatatctctccatctctatctctcctctgctttctctccttcccatctctcctcacttCTTCTCTCCTCCGCTCTTCTCTTCactatatctctccatctctatctctcctctgctttctctccttcccatctctcctcacttCTTCTCTCCTCCGCTCTTCTCTTCactatatctctccatctctatctctcctctgctttctctccttcccatctctcctcacttCTTCTCTCCTCCGCTCTTCTCTTCactatatctctccatctctatctctcctctgctttctctccttcccatctctcctcacttCTTCTCTCCTCCGCTCTTCTCTTCactatatctctccatctctatctctcctctgctttctctccatctctatctctcctcgacatctctgtctctccgcctcttttctctctcctcctcctcttttctcatcTCTCATGCTCCGAAACAGTAGGTGCATAGTGCCTCCGCTCGTGCACGCAGATTTGCTTAGTCTAATTCCATAAAAGGGTCCAGTGTTGTTGTACTCTGTGTTAATCACCATGACACCGCTTTAACCTGGCACCCTGAACAGCGAGATGCATTAAGAATATTGCATATGATTTTTGGAAGCCAAGGAAGCCAAGTCCGAGGCCTCAATATGAATAGTAGTAATTACAGTTGTGATGGTGCATTATATTACAGACATACGGTGTAGCATTGTAGCTGTCTTGCTGTCATCCGGACATCAAGATACCAAGATGATCTATCTAGCCAACAAAACCTGTACAGTTTTACAAAATACAGTATCTTCCGGATAGAAATTGCTCATATTGTTGTATAGCTTTGCATACACATCATTATCTTGTTAAATGAAGTGGCACATACTCTACATTGAAGATAGAATAGAATCCCGCTATTATGGCTTCATTCCAACAAATACTGACAGTTTCACATTGGAAAGGAAATGAGCGTGTCAAGACAGCTAAGAAGAGTTCACATTGAAATGGCTTATCATCGGAGCAAAACCTACTCACAGTTGTCCCCACTGCCATTTCAGCCCAGAGGAGAAGGTCACAAACAGCCCCGGGTGCTGCCTGAACTCCAATTCAACATAGCCATGGTCAGAGGTCCAGAGACAGATGCAGTTAGTGTGCAGCCAGCCTCATCCCAGGGCATACTCCTCATTTAGCATATAGACAGACACagggtctgcatcccaaatggcaccctttcccctatatagtgcaccacgtCATGCTGTATGTCATCAGGGACAgataagggccttggtcaaaagtagtgcactatataggttgTGATTTGAGACACAGACAGGGCCTGCTCTGGGCACTATCTGTCCCTGATGACATAGAGCATGACGTTCCACAACATGATAGAAGGTTTGACATTAATCATAGTGGTGACAAACAGTGGCGTTACACATGAGGAGACACTATGTAACCAGAGATGGTCTATAATATTGTAACAGGCTTTGATGTACGAGATGGATGATGAGGTGATCTTATTAAGAGAGCTAGTAGCATCAATATATTTCTGATCCATTGAAAGTTTTTTTGGCATCAGTCCTAAAAGGATTCACTAACTGCTTTGTTATTCTAAAAAGTCCATTGACAGGGACTGCAAAGTCCATTGACAGGGACTGCATAGTCCATTGACAGGGACTGCAAAGTCCATTGACAGGGACTGCAAAGTCCATTGACAGGGACTGCATAGTCCATTGACAGGGACTGCATAGTCCATTGACAGGGACTGCAAAGTCCATTGACAGGGACTGCATAGTCCATTGACAGGGACTGCATAGTTCATTGACAGGGACTGCATAGTCCATTGACAGGGACTGCATAGTCCATTGACAGGGACTGCATAGTCCATTGACAGGGACTGCATAGTCCATTGACAGGGACTGCATAGTCCATTGACAGGGACTGCATAGTCCATTGACAGGGACTGCATAATTCATTGACAGCAGCTGCACTATTCGTTCTGTTTCGTAAAACAATGACATTTTCATAGGATCCTGATCGATTCAGAGCAGCATACATAATGGTCGTTTATACAGTGTTTGTGACACGGTCCTGCCCCAGGGTCGCGGTGGCACACTGTCCAGAGTCATATTGCTGTTGCTGTGCTGAATATGGTTTGGTGGCTCTGGGGTTAGGGTAAGGCCAGTGGCCCTTCAGTGTTTCAATTCATGAATTAACAATTCATGATTTATTTATATTGTGTGGATTGCTTCACTTTCCAGTCAACCCTATATTTATATAAGGTTACCCCACTGAGTGCGTCCTATGTCTGATCATCGTTTACAGCAGTGTTATTTGCTAGGAATTCTGCCAATTTATAAACCATGCTTGGGCACTAAAACCCtttggtgttttgttgtgttATGTTAAAAACAAGTCTGATTTTGACTGTTTAAACACACGGAGAAACGAACAGGAACTGTGTATCACCTGTGATGCAGTATTTCTAACCATTGGGGGACATTAGGGAAATGAACAAGGCCCATTTAGCTGACCACACATTTTCATCACAGTGAGTCATTGCACAGCTGATGCCCCTTCCCTtttttctccctgtctcccttccactctctctccctctatccttctgtcctccctctcctctcggcAGGTTCTGAAGCTGAGATGGTACTGAGATTCACTTCTTCATAGATCCGCCTTCCTGGTGTCCATGGGTTCCTTCTGACTACAGCAGCTAGTTCTACATCATCAAGATGACCTCCACCCAGAGACTCTAGTTCCTCATTCCTCCATTGGAGGACCACTGTGGTGAGGGGAGGGTGAAGGAGCCTCCTGCCATCAGGCAAATAGCTGCAGAGCCCGCTGGTGAAAGCGAAGGGAACCATGTAGTGTTCATTTCTCCACCCAGGGGGAGGGTAGATTTGAGTCAAGTTTGTTTTCCATTGATTTTAGTGTGAGAGTGTTTTATGTGAGCCAGAGATGGTCCTCCACACCTCTCCCTACTCCAGTGCCTTCCTGCGGTGCCTCACTAGCCTGTCATGGGGCTTTATCTTCCCCTGCTACTGGCTGCTGGACCGCCTGCTAGCCTCCTGTGTGGCCACCTCTCTGGAGAAGCGCCGGCGCTCCCAGGACCCCTGCTCCTTTGTGACGCTGTATGTGCTGGTGTCCACTCCGCTCTACCTGCTGCTCCTCCTAGCCTCGCTGCCCTTCGCTCTAATGGGCTTCCTGCTGTGGGCTCCCCTGCAGGCGGCTCGCCATCCCTATCTCTACACCCACCGCAGCCCGAACAAGCACCAGGCTGAGCAGGGGGGCGCGGCATCATTGGCCGACTGGAGGCCGCAAGGCCGCAGCTTCTGCTTCGGCAGTGCCAACGTGTGCCTACTGCCAGACTCCCTGGCACGCTTCAACAACCTGTCTGAGACCCAGCGCCGTGCCCGCGAGGTGGGAAAGCGCATCCGTAACGGGGCCAGCCGGCCGCAGATCAAGATATACATCGACTCCCCCACCAACACCTCCATCAGCGCCGTCTCCTTCAGCAGCCTGGTCACGGGGTTCCCACGCACCTCCTCACTGGACCAGCGGCCTGACAACACAGCCGAGGCCGAACCCCTCACTGGGTGCCCAGTACACAATTCTAGTGCAGACTGCCCAATACACACTGCCGGTGCAGACTGCCCCATACCCACCACTGGTGATGACTGCCCCATACCCACCACTGGTGATGACTGCCCCATACACCCAACAGGGAACCAGAGCTCCTCAGATTGTCCCGTCCATGTAGCTGGTGGAGGGAACACACCAGAGTGCCCGCTTCACACTGCTGGTGCCCATAACAGCTCTGACTGCCCTGTTCACACCACAGGGGCCCAGAACTCCGCAGACTGCCCCATGCACGCCTCTGGGGTCCAGATCAGTATCAGTGCCCCAGAGCCAGACCCCCCAGAGGCCGAGACAGGAAACCACCAAGGCGAGGGTGACGCGGAGAGCCTGACAGGGGGGGTGCCTTCTAACAACACCCTGTCCCACCGCACCTCCATGTTCAAGAAGCACAGCGCCCGCAAGCGGCGCCAAGGCGACGACGGCATCGACCACGAGATCTCTGCCTTCTTCCCTGCCAACCTGGACTTCCTGTGTCTGCAGGAAGTGTTTGACCACCGGGCCACGTCCAGGCTGAGGCGGCAGCTGCAACACTACTTCCCCTACATCCTGAGTGATGTGGGCCGCTACGCCTGGAAGGGCTGCTGCTCCCGCTTCAAGTTCCTCAACAGTGGCGTTATGCTGGTCAGCCGCTACCCCATCCTGGACGCCCACTATGAGTGCTACCCTAACGGGCGAGGGGAAGATGCCCTAGCAGCCAAAGGAGCTCTCTTTGTCAAGGTTaggtgttttttctctctctcctaatgaTAGCATAGGCAAGTGCTGTAAATGTGTAAAAGGCTGAAGGAATCATAATTAGGGTAACACTTTGAGTGTTAAGAATAAGTTACTGCCTCTTGTTAACCAGAACTTTGGTAAAGGAGCTAAATTTCCTCCAGGCTGCATCCTCACATCTGGCTGCTTTTTGGGGTTGGATGTGTTTCCACTGTTGTTAGACAGATATATTCAATCTTACTGTTGCAGAAACTTTGTGAACACAACAAAGTTGAATTATTTAGGCATAGTTCCCTGTACCCTTGGCTTGGGGGTAAATGAAAGTTGAAAATCTCTCTAGCAATTTTTTTGCAGAGACCAGGAAAAAATAAATGCCCTTTTTTATTCAGTCTCAAATTAAATAATACATAACTGTAGACCTTATTTTTCATTTGAGGGTTGCAAATAcaacaccagtcaaaagtttggacacacccactcaaagggtttttctttattcttactattttctacattgtagaataatagtgaagacatcaaaactaggaaataacacatatggaatcatgtagtaaccaaaagtgttaaacaaatcaaaatatattttatatttgagattcttcaaagtagccaccctttgccttgatgacagctttgcacactcttggcattctctcaaccagcttcatggggtagccacctggaatgcatttcgatTAACAGttgtaccttgttaaaagttaatttgtggaatatctttccttcttaatgcgtttaagccaatccgttgtgttgtgacaaggtaggggtggtatacagaagatttggcatattatggcaagaacagttaaaatgagcaaagagaaacgacagtccatcattactttaagacatgaaggtcagtcaatgcgggacaatttaaagaactttgaaagtttcttcaagtgcagttgcaaaatccATCAAGCCCTCTGAGGAAACTGGCTctgatgaggaccgccacaggaaaggaagacccagagttacctctgctgcagaggataagttcattagagttaccagcctcagaaattgcagaccatataaatgcttcacagagttaaagtaacagacacatctcaacaccaACTCACCAGAGAAGACTGAGTGAATAAttgccttcatggtcaaattgctgcaaagaaaccagtgcgaaaggacaccaataagaagaagagacttgcttgggccaaccgctgtgtctttgtgagacgcagagtaggtgaacggattatctctgcatgtgttgttcccaccgtgaggcatggaggaggaggggtgatggtgtgggggtgctttactggtgacactgtcagtgatttatttagaattcaaggcacacttaaccagcatggctaccacagcattctgcagcgatacgccatcccatctggtttgggcttagtgggactacagtatcatttgtttttcaacaggacaatgacccaaaacacacctccaggctgtgtaattgctatttgaccaagaaggagagtgatggagtgctgcatcagatgacctggcctccacaatcacccgatctcaaccaaattgagatggtttggattGAGTTGgcctgcagagtgaaggaaaagcagccagcaagtgcttagcatatgtgggaactccttcaagactgttgaaaaaacattccaggtgaagctagtttagagaatgccaaaagtgtgcaaagctgtcatcaaggcaaagggtggctactttgaagaatctcaaatataaaatatatatattttggttactacataattccatgtgttatttcatagttttgatgtcttcactattattctacaatgctaTTCCCATATCTAGCCTACAGCATGTCTTTGATTATAATTTTGTGGGCTATTTATACTGTGACCGTATTTATTAAGTACTAAAACAAGGGGTTCAAATGTGAATTAGCACAGGGCAACAGGAACAAATTGTAgaatatttcatatttttaagGATAATCTTCTGTTATAGCTGTTTTCGGGCTTTCGAGTTGCTCCAGAACTACAGACCTCTGCTATTTCAGAACATGAATTAAGTCATATTTAGCTAGTCTAACCCATTTTCATCAGTGAGCTTCAGTCGTTTTCTAGTGTGGCAGCGCCATGCCGTGAGCTGCAGGTGACTGACGAGGCTCCATTGGGGAGACTGATGACAAGCAGAGCAAAGCAGAGTTTGGGTTCATTGATCACTAACCTGCGAGGTTAGGGCTACAAGGCTGGGGCTAGGGCTGTGTGGCTGGAgctagggctggggctggggctagggCTATGTGGCTGGGGATAGGGCTGGGGctgtggctggggctggggctagggCTGGGACTAGGACTAGGGCTGGGACTAGGTCTGTGTGGCTGGGGAtgtggctggggctggggctggggctagggCTAGGGCTATGTGGCTGGGGATGTGGTTGGGGCTGGGGCTAGGGCTGGGGCTGTGTGGCTGGGGCTAGGGCTGTGTGGCTGGGGCTAGGGCTGTATGGCTGGGGCTAAGGTTGTGTGGCTGGGGCTGTGTGGCTGGGGCTAGGGATGTGTAGCTGGGGCTAGGGCTGTGTGGCTGGGGCTAGGGCTGTGTGGCTGGGGCTAGGGCTAGGGCTGTGTGGCTGGGGCTAGGGCCGTATGGCTGGGGCTAGGGCTGTGTGAATGGGGCTAGGGCTGTGtggctggggatagggctgtgTGGCTGGAGCTAGGGCTAGGGGTGTGTGGCTGGGGCTAGGGCTGTGTGGCTTGGGCTAGGGCTGTGTGGCTGGGGATAGGGCTAGGGCTGTGTGGctggggctagggttagggctatgTGGCTAGGGCTAGGGCTGTGTGGCTGGGGCTAGGGCTGTGTGGCTGGGACTAGGGCTGTGTGACTGGGGCTAGGGCTTTGTGGCTGTAGTTGTGTAACTGGGGCTGTCTGGCTGGGGCTGTGTCtggggttgtgtcccaaatggcagccgaTTCACTTGGTGCCATATGGGATGCATCCCTGGTTCTGGCTGGGCTCCAGGTCCTGCTGGGGCAGCTCAGCAGTTCTCAGCCTGAAGGTGATGATGGGTCTTGGAGATGCTGGTTGACAACAACCCTGCTAAGTTCTGTATGCACATTTTAGTTCCACCACTCTGACAACCATACCTCCCCCTGCTGCTTATTGATTCAGATAACAAGCTCCAATGGCTTTGCCTCTATGTGCCTCCCTCCTCCATAGGGTCATTCTGGGTCATCATCTCACTCTCTCCAGAGCTCTCGTAGGACTGACCCTTAGCTTCAGGGTCCTCGTGCAGCTTGACCCCACAGACTAGTAGTAGTCTTTAGAAATAATTATGTATCCAAGGGGTCTTTCTCTGCAAGATTGGGAGTCTTGTGACCAAACAAACATTAACAAACCAAATGGTCATTTTTCTTTCTTAGCAGACCTACATGAAGTGTAAGTGGCAGATTTCATTTGCAATACAAAGTGACAAACTCAGACATGACAATGACATGAGCTCCGGAGGAAAATGGAAGAAGGGtgaaagggaggaagagatacagggagggagggagggagggagggagggagggagggagggagggagggagggagggagggagggaggagggagggagggagggagggagggggagggagggtggtgggTGTGTAGAGATACACAATTAATTAAAAATGTCTCCCTGAAGAGCAACCCAGTAATTAAAGCCTTTCGGTCTCAACATTTATCCctcttattattatttaaaacCACAAAGTGCAAGGTTGAAGgaggagtgtgtgagtgagtgtgtgtgcatgcgtgcgagAGAGCGTGCATCTTTGTGCATGCTTGTGCCTGTTTGTGTGGAGTTTGAATACATTACAGAGAGAACCTTAAAGCAGGCCCACTCAAAGTACACATTGAATGGAAATCAATGAAAGAAATAAACCTTAGCTTCTCCCTTTGCTTTTAATGACCAAGAACTCCTTTCAGTGCTGAGGTCGACTCCATTTGTTGATATAAATTACCTTCCTTCCTGGGGATAAAGGGACTTGCTTTTACTCTGGCTGTGTTGACGTGAAAGTCTATTTAAGCATTGGACACAGTAATGGGGTACAGTAGAGGTCTTGGCTCCTCTCTCTAGCCTCCATGCTGAGAGAGAAAAAGGTCTGGTTGCAGGAGAATTTAAAGTGGGTCACataaactacatgaccaaaggtatctggacacctgctcgtcgaacatctcattccaaaatcatgggcagtaatatggagtttgctgctataacagcctctgctctcgtttgctgctataacagcctctgctcttctgggaaggctttccactagaggTTGGAACTTTGCTGTGGGGACTTTCTTcgattcagccacaagagcattagtgagatcgAGCACTAATGTTAGGCAATTAAGCCTgactcacagtcggcgttccaattcatcccaaaggtgttcgatggggttgaggtcagggctttgagcaggccagtcaagttcttccacactgttctcaacaaaccatttctgtatggaactcGTTTTGTGCACAGGGTCATTGCTATGCTGAAACCGGAAAGGGCCttcaccaaactgttgccacaaagttcgaatcacagaattgtctagaatgtcattgtatactgtagcgttaagatttccctttactggaactaaggggcctgaa
This window harbors:
- the smpd3 gene encoding sphingomyelin phosphodiesterase 3 is translated as MVLHTSPYSSAFLRCLTSLSWGFIFPCYWLLDRLLASCVATSLEKRRRSQDPCSFVTLYVLVSTPLYLLLLLASLPFALMGFLLWAPLQAARHPYLYTHRSPNKHQAEQGGAASLADWRPQGRSFCFGSANVCLLPDSLARFNNLSETQRRAREVGKRIRNGASRPQIKIYIDSPTNTSISAVSFSSLVTGFPRTSSLDQRPDNTAEAEPLTGCPVHNSSADCPIHTAGADCPIPTTGDDCPIPTTGDDCPIHPTGNQSSSDCPVHVAGGGNTPECPLHTAGAHNSSDCPVHTTGAQNSADCPMHASGVQISISAPEPDPPEAETGNHQGEGDAESLTGGVPSNNTLSHRTSMFKKHSARKRRQGDDGIDHEISAFFPANLDFLCLQEVFDHRATSRLRRQLQHYFPYILSDVGRYAWKGCCSRFKFLNSGVMLVSRYPILDAHYECYPNGRGEDALAAKGALFVKVQVGTSHQEQRVVGYLTCTHLHAIEGDAAVRCEQLDLLLEWGTDFRKATSRPSEEKGLEDQVAFDVVLGDLNFDNCSSEDKLEQQHSLFTQYKDPCRLGPGEDKPWALGTLLDTSRLYDEEVSSPESLQKVMENEEGRKEYLVFPTNKNHCPNQKGRKIPLKGNGRRIDYILYSEAVQQDWKMDIEEFSFITQLAGLTDHLSVAMRLAVSTGEEEP